Within Citrus sinensis cultivar Valencia sweet orange chromosome 1, DVS_A1.0, whole genome shotgun sequence, the genomic segment ATTAAGATCTATAGTGTATGACAACAAGCTAATGTCATCTGGGATAATTCGGGATCCTATTagagatttataattttaattgagatAGGATTAAGACACATTTTTTGTCCCAATTTACCAGTCAAGACCAAGTTTGAGACATGTTTTTTTAGGTTAAGATTGGCAAATCTGGACCCATCTTATCTTGTTGCCAATCCTACCTGTCTATGTCCATGCCGCTTGaatatttgaataaccaaGCCTTATACTCGAAGGCTCCAAAATGAGTACAATTGACTTCACAAGTGTCAACAAATCTTTACAACCTTAGATGATTCTACACCTTTTTGCTCAAGTATATACCACACTTACAACTTCTcaatttaaagaaagaaattattctTACAAGACCAAACTCTTCAAGACTGTATATACAAGTTATAGCTTAACAATGAACTAATATATGTAAGCAAGTTAAAGCTCAAGAATACGTAGAATAAGCAAGTTTTAGCTTAGCAAAAGTTATGAAATCGAGTTAGAGTTAGCATTTGATAGGTTTATCCGAAAACTAATGTTATTCTCTGAAAATTAGACATTCTGTACACAAATGGATCAAGGGTAATATGAAGTGGATAACTGCTTGCTGACGTAACAAGTGATAGTGgagagaatttaaaattttaagctcAAAATAGATCATTACTAAGATATAAGCAAATAATTGTTTTGCAACATAATGCTAGCAGATGACTACTTAGTTGATTTctcatatttcaaattttatattttagccaaactttttaaaattatagattagtcaaaattattttaaagtatttaCAAATACTTCCTTCTATAGAATTTCAACAatacttttatgattttaaagtttcaaaacttttcaaattgATAAACAatcatttgattaaaaaacaCCCATTTTTCTTTAAGTATAGGAACTTTTTAGTATGAAacaaagataaatttaaatgtcaTGATCATGATAATAACATGAGattttaaatacttaatcaTGCACACGTTTAATCATGCTAGTTTTACAAGAACTataataagaaagataatttATGCTAGTATCCTTGATGTTTGTGCTTGATTTCATgaactttatttataaatgctttGAACTTAATCTCACATAGATGATATTTGTACTTCAAGAGCTAGTGAGATTAAAACAACATGTTTTCTCTTTTACCTTTGACATGTATTTTGTTATCATCGAAATTAAGGTTTGTATATCCCTTAGGTCAacataagtaataattttatcctatatatttatgtgattaaattcatttaatgcaattattatgattaaaattaaaaagataaataattaaaaaaataatgtggtCGGCAATTACTCATTAGACTTTTCTCAATACTCAACCCACATGCAATCTGCAGTGggttcaaatttaaaataccaaACCCAGTCCacaacatataaaattacCTCCAGTGCGTCTACAATTGGGTTTTATCATCTTTATTATTGATAGCATAAAGAAGAAACTTGtgttattttgataataagatagatattttgtaaataaattgattgcTCACAAGTATCAGGACCAATGATCAAAGTCTACTATCTTGTTATtgaaatctaaaaaaaaataatcatgggATAAGAAAACAAACTCCTCATTTGTATTTCAATATCTTAActtttgaaatcaacaataaaatggaaaaagaaaactatcacaaaaataaaattacaagaagtTTTGGCATAAAATGTTTCTAACCCACTCATAATCATGTGCTTTTAGCTCATTTTTTATGAgctaaattataagaaaacattGTCTTTGGGTGATTGGGGGATGATTGGAAATTTCCACTTAGGGCATCTAAGAAGAGGGTAGGTGTTTATGGGACTTGCAAAAGAAAGCACCATTAGAAGTCGACGTCGGGGTGGTTGGCGACGGCACTTTGACGTTAAAGTTAGATAAATACAAAAAGGGAGAAAGGTGTTGAGGTAACTAGAGAGCAATGATACTATGAAGAATGAGGAAAAAGATCCCATTACCTATAAACATGACCTTTTGGTTCAGGTGCTCTTGAGGGTGTTTCTGTGTCCATTTAGATACGTGGGATAAACGTATTTGTCTAGTCCCTCCTCAAATAAGGGTATAATAACACATATGacttatattcaaatattagagTCATTATGATATTTCTCCTTATTAGACAAGTGTCTTCTCTTGATTGGTTGATTCTTTGAGTTCGGTAAGAGCTCATATTACTTTACTTGTTGCATGCCCTTGTTGGATTCCAAATACCTTAGAGAAGTCGGGTGCTCTCTGATCCTTAGAGGCTAGTCATGACTAACAATCTCCTTGGGATAATTAACTAAGGTGTTGTTCCTTTTACTAGCCAATGAACGTTTAGACTTACTTGGAAATGAGTGTAATTAGTCAGAGCAACCCTATTGGTCCACAAGGTAAGTTGCTCAAAATATGATAGAGGCCCTGCCACATCAAAACTGAAGACAATTTGAAGTTGGCTTAAGCGAGAGAAAGACAAACTCTGAAACCTGATATGCTTAAGTCATCTTTGTGTTatgtctatttatttattcaatattttaaatattttccatATCTCGAAGGAGTCTTAAAGCATTGAGGAATGAATGAAATTTATCATTCCTGTGTTGGGTGCTTCTCGACTTTCTCCTTTTCCAAACCATGTGGCATCCTCTTGTGGTCCCTGAAATTAATCATCATTATgtattattctattatttaaaataactaattaagaCGTATCCTTATGATTATTGTTAAATTGCATCTGCCgcataagaaaataatactaggtaaccctaaaaaataaaatagagaattttttaagGTGGGCAAAAAAACTCAGGAGAGGAGCTTAAGAAAAAAACCCAGGCGTGCccctctatttaaaaaaataaataaatttataaatagaataataaatttaaatttaaaaattttacgaaaatataaaaagaaaacttaaattccTAATCTTTAAATTGATAATGATTccaaaaaaatctaaaattataatattaaactatCTCTTAAGCATTAATTACTATTTcgttattaacaaattaaatctctTAGCTATTACCGTAACTTCATTTTctcatttgttatttattttaaaatatatatttttaaattataataatttattgattatcaactcattttaaatttataataatttaaaaatattaaaaatagtgaAAACCCAAGCCCAACCCATATCCAGCCCACGCCGTATGGATCCGGCCTAAGTCCGAGCTATATGCTTCCTCTACAATGGACTTGGGCCTAAACTTAAAAAGGCCCAACTCATACCTGCGTTCTGCCATTCCTGAATTCtcttaaaagtgaaaaaaaatttgtccaaaaaaaaaagtgaaaaaaaggaaaaagaagaggaaTATTAACAAAAGTTGCCAAGTGCGAAAAGAGAAGGATCCGGAAGAATGTTCCAAAGTTGGTAGTCAGTCCAAAGTCCACACAAATCTCCACGTCCACAACCAATAAAACCACAGAAACTAACGAAGTTGTATTACATATTTGCCCCTCCGTGCCATGGCATTCAACTACGTCGTCGTTTCTCCGTCCCCTGACCTAACCCAACACGACATTACTTCGACACGAAACTTTCTGTTCCTGCAATATAAAATTCCCAAAAATTTATGGAGGGTTGCCAATTACCATACGCAGCAAACACTGTCAGAGAGACCATGCCCAAGTAACGCAACACCCACCCCCCGCCTCccatttcataaaaaaaatacacaattattaaataccaacgataatttaaaaaattaaaaagaaaattaaacccgTTTCTAATATCTATCCATTAGCTTTAGCTTCAAGAGTACTTGAACCGCCGTGACAAGCCAAACCTTTGTCAATTCACCGTTTTCGTACACTCTTCGTATaaacacaaaataattttcaacgATTTTCAATGGCTTCACTAACCTCAATTTCTCAGTCTCAATCCTTTTTAATGAAACCCCACTTGATAAACACCGCCATCACAAGCGCCAGACCTAATTATTTCAGTTCCAATTTCTTGCCGCTTTGGTCTCGCTCTTTCTTCAAACTTCCGAGAATGACCCAGAAAAACGGCGTCGTTGTGGTGTCTGCCACGACTGCAGAGAAGCCCAAGAAGCGGTATCCGGGGGAGGCTAAGGGGTTTGTGGAGGAGATGAGGTTTGTGGCAATGAAATTGCATACTAAGGAGCAGGCTAGAGAAGGGGAGAAGGAAGTGAAGGAGCCTGAGGAAAGGCCTGTGACTAAATGGGAGCCAACTGTTGATGGCTATCTCAGGTTTCTTGTTGATAGCAAGTTGGTTTATGATACACTTGAGGGGATCATTGAGAAAGCGCCCTTTCCTAGTTGTAAGTGTTTTCTTCTTCGTTTTTAATAATCTTTGGGCAcccttttgtttctttaggTTGATCCTATGGATTTAGTTGCTTGTTTGGACTTTGGAGCTTCTTGTTATTTGATACTTTTGGATTATGATTGGATTTGTAGTTACTTATATGATTGTGGTAAGTGTGGGTTAGTAGTtgcttatattattaattggcATTTTAAAACAGAGAAATTCTTTCTTAAGCTGGGTTTCTTTCACGCAAATACCAGTCTATGATTAATTGTTGTTAGATAagaatgtaaaattaattaaatcttgaCCATATGCACATGTGGCTGAAGATCTTGAAAATACTCGGAGGTATTAGATTAGAAGAGAATCCTAATTTATTAATGGAGCTTATTGTCTGTTTGGGttaatttggttttgtttATCTATGCTGGCCAAATCTGGAGGTGAAGTAATTTTGAATATGGGTTTAACTAGTAGTGGCTTTTTCTCTTCTGATACACTGCAGAGCCTCCTTAGTCCTTAGAGATTTAACTTATCTTCTGCTTCAATGTGGCAAACAATGAACTACTTGCTTCTTGAGATCCATTATTATTCTTAACTTCTGTTGGTCTTTGCTTTGTGATTCTCTAAAGAGTCTTCTTAATAAAATCTCACATTGTCAATTTTGTAGTTTATTATATAGACTATATTGgggctttaatttatttccaatGGGCTTCCTCAACTTCAAGTGATCTCAATGTGAGAGGCCAAAATTTCAGAAAAACTTGTGTTCTTGTTTGTCTAAGAAATGGCTGTATCaactttataatttcaaagtttttgagCTTTAATGCGTTAGTTCTTGTAGTTCAGTTGTTGAACTGAAGCTGAGTTTGATGTTTTACAAATAGATCTTGGTTCAGTGTGTTTAGGTAATTGCTTAAGAGCAAAAATTCCCTTTGCAGTGCTTATTTGCCAATGGCTTCACCTTTGTGTATGTGTATGTGaagtattttatgtgtatTACATTACATGCATAAGCTgaagtaaaattttgttacatgACTTTGCTGCAGATGCTGAATTCAGAAACACAGGATTGGAAAGATCAGAAAAGTTGGCCAAAGATTTGGAGTGGTTCAAAGAGCAAGGATATACCATTCCAGAACCTTCTTCTCCTGGTATTTCATATGTGCAGTATCTTGAGGAATTGTCGGAGAAGGATCCTCAAGCATTTATCTGCCATTTctacaatatatattttgccCACTCAGCTGGTGGTCGAATGATTGGGAAAAAGGTATTGGAATTATAATGTTCtgattattagattttttccAGACTATTGCGAAtgtcttttccttcttctctCCAGTGTTGTGTCTTACGTGACAGGAGTTTTGCAAAATAAATTCTGTCAGTAGGAAACTGGAAGTTGCTCGCTTGTagtgatttcaattttttgtataATCTGTTAGTTTCTTTGGCATGCTGACAACAGTAGGCATTCATGGTAAAAAGCTATTTTGTTCCCTCCTAACCTAGGTTGCTGAGAAGATACTTGGTGGCAAGGAGTTGGAATTCTATAAATGGGATGGTGAACTTCCCAAATTATTGCAGAATGTAAGAGATAAACTAAACAAAGTTGCTGAGGTAATTTGCTCGTCTATTACAGAATTGGACTGTCAGCCGTGTTTTTCTTTCAACTCAATGTTCTATGttttcaactaaaatttttaatgaattacaTGGTAACTgatacatttatttatatgtggGAATTCACAGAGCTGGACTAGAGAGGAGAAAAACCGTTGTCTGGAAGAAACTGAATTATCATTCAAGCATTCGGGGGAGATCCTCCGTCTAATATTGTCATAATGTAGATGATTGGCTCTGATGTACTTGTGACCTTGTGCTACTAGTGGCGCAAGCCACAACATTCATGTTAATATCCACaagctttttaatttttttaacttttcagtCACTTAAATCAAAACATTGGAATTACTGTTGTTGTGCATAAGCAGAGCGTTTCATAAAATGGTGTATGAGTAATTTCAAGATTTGGATACGCTAGATTTTTGTTATTGCCGCCTAATCAATCTGAAGGCACGGCGCTGATTGTCTTAGATTTGATGATTGGACGGGTTCAACAGTGACTAATCCGGCAATGGGACTTTAAATTCCTGGAACGGAAGCTAGGGCTGCTGAATGACGAGGCctgacactttttttttaaaaaaattagttttaaccCTCTCTTCTTGGTCAGGCCCTAtctctccaattttttttttcctttaaaaagcACTGATATTTATAgtacattataattaaaatgttattgacatttacaataaaaaattatcgaCTATCCTAAATCCAATCTCTTATAGCAGAGTCAAGATTTGGGCGGTACCTTATTTGCGGCAACAGTGGTGTACCTCAAAATcagaatattcattttaaattttacaatttcaaGGCCAGTCGTCTTGGCCGCTCTTTTTATAATTGGAAAATACTTGGTGAAGAGAAAAAcgagaaaaataaagaagaaaatagtaGAGAGTGAGtgggtagagagagagagaacaaaaTTCTCTCGTCCTTATCTCGTGCTTTTCTACACCTAACACTactctttataattttagctAATTTTCGAAGTTTGATGTTGTAATTATCAGACCAACAACAGCACTTCCAAAGTAAGTCTCTCTCCTTATGGGTTTTCTCTGAAAACAAATAACGATGAGAGTGAGAGTAGAGTTGTCATGACCCATTAAGTCACTCCGGCAAGTGAGTGGAGTTAGTTTTGTTTTTCCGGGGCCTTGTGACCTATGTAGCTAGAAGTCCGACAAGTCTTGGGGATTTAGTTGGCACAATTTAAGAGGTTGGCTACCTATTAATTTTAAGCCTTTATTGTAAGAAGCTGCACATAGATGATGGATCCAgatgaattaattaagaggTGCAAAGCAATAAGATTGAGTGACAAGGAAGAGGGGAGAGTCTCTTTCAAAAACAGAACGAAGATTAAAGGTGAAAAGATTTTGGCGGGTTCTTTGGTTGGAAAGGTGCTCCACATGCGAGAAGTTAGCATAGAAGGTTTAAAGACGGCAATGCAATGGGTGTGGAGAACCTTGCGAGAAGTGAAAATAGAGAAATTGGGAGATAACATcttcatgtcaaatttgggCCAGAGGTGGACAAGAGAAGCATCATGGTGGGAGGTCATTGGCATTTCGATAAAGTGCTCATTGCGCTAACTGAACCAGCAGAAATCAGAGATATAAAAAAGCAAGATTTTAACcatgtttcattttttgttcaaaTCCATAATGTTCCTATCATGTGCATGTCTAAAGAAATGGCAGCAGAACTGAGAAAAGTGATTGGGAAAGTAGAGGAAGTAGAAACTAATGCAACAGGAGAGTGTTTCGGTCAATTTTTGAGATTGAGAATATCTGTAAATATCACAAAGACATTGAAGAAGATTATCGAATTAGAacaagaagaggaagatgcAGATGATGTTCCAATGCGTGTGATGTATGAAAGACtgcttgatttttgtttttattgtggGCGAATAAGATGCTAGTACCGATAGTGTGTTTACTACAAATCCCAGTCAAAAGATGAGTTAGCTTATGGTCTATGGCTCAAAGCAACTACAGTAGCTGAGAAACTAAAGCAAGGCAAGGGGAGAGATAGATGGACTGTAGAATCCAACAGGTTTCGCTCAGAAGAACCAGCTCCTACAAAATCTGATATGGGGATAAATAAAGAGAAGGGAGTGCAACAAAGGGCAGCTAAACCAGGTAGTGGGGATGATTCGAACCAGCCCCTTTTGGATCCGAGTCCAAATAGTTTGGGAATAAAAAAGGGTGGGGATCAGATGGTGGTGGAAACGCATTTAATGCATAATGTTATAAGACATGGTGAGCTAGTGAGTAACTGCAAGGAGCAAAAAAGTGCAGCAGAAGGGGTTGCAGTGCATAGGGATGTGGATGTAGGAGCGGGAAATAAGAGGGGGaacaaaaaagagagagacgaattaacacaaaaagaaaaatcagaaatGATTTTGTCTTCTGGACTGGAAAAAACGGGAGATTTTGAGCGGGAAAAGAATGAAAACAAAGGAGCTTTGGAAGATAGAGAGGGCcaacaaaaaacaaacatgagCCTAGCCCAAATGGAATCGGAAGTTAAAGATGCAGAAAATGAGCCGAGAATGGCAAAACAAAAGCTTAGAAGAAAGAAGTGGAAACTTCAAGCCCGAAACGTGGAAGGAATTGGAGGCAAAATAGAAGGGcccacaaatttaaaaaggcATATGAGCTCAATGAATTAAGAAAGCCTAAAGGCAAAAAAGAGCAAAATAGGCAGCCCACAGACTTTTGAATTTTCACAATGGGTTCAAAGAATTGTTGCAGCAGCTATGAAGCTAGCTTTCGAAAATGAGAATGGTGAGCTAAATGGGGAGCTTCAGAATGCAGCAAAGGAAACATCAGCCATGAAACTTATAAGTTGGAATATTCGAGAGCTGGGGAAAAATCGAATGTTCCGAGAAACTCAGCAAATTGTGCAGGAGCAGAGGCCTCAAATCTTATTtctttgtgaaaaaaaaaaaaactgatgtCAAAGCAAATGCAAGCGAAAGCAAATAAACTTCATTACCAGAACTGTTTTGCAGTCAATAGGGAAAGATTGGGGGGTTGTGGAGCTTAGAGGTAACAGTGCATATCAAATCGTTCAGTCAACACCATATAG encodes:
- the LOC102628729 gene encoding heme oxygenase 1, chloroplastic — encoded protein: MASLTSISQSQSFLMKPHLINTAITSARPNYFSSNFLPLWSRSFFKLPRMTQKNGVVVVSATTAEKPKKRYPGEAKGFVEEMRFVAMKLHTKEQAREGEKEVKEPEERPVTKWEPTVDGYLRFLVDSKLVYDTLEGIIEKAPFPSYAEFRNTGLERSEKLAKDLEWFKEQGYTIPEPSSPGISYVQYLEELSEKDPQAFICHFYNIYFAHSAGGRMIGKKVAEKILGGKELEFYKWDGELPKLLQNVRDKLNKVAESWTREEKNRCLEETELSFKHSGEILRLILS